One genomic segment of Campylobacter sp. includes these proteins:
- a CDS encoding chloride channel protein, with amino-acid sequence MSTKFFLAILAIGVIMGLCAGFLNFGINEIETFAFGHNDEEFHIITEQTTALRRFLSVLAAGAIVTLIRILLIRLKPFLNVASMMDGRNPPFWQNLIHSVLQLVAIALGAPVGSEAAPRELGGLFAAKICRALNIGGDELRLFVACGAGAGLGAAYNVPLAGALFSLEILLKSFDTRAILCAFATSAVATATAEFGASKEIYYAVSNFAPTPQNLLAAALIGLVTGVAAKYFQDGVRLCEKRRIKSLKIALTLPLAFLLTAAVSAYVPEILGNGRSAAQFAFNSASFSPYLLAILLCKAFCILMIFRCGGYGGTLTPSFALGAVLGLCVGFAIGEILPISLSAAGVCGGAAFLAINLNAPLCAFALSAGFCGLNLNSYSVVVFSIVCAVIARNLLTKNLA; translated from the coding sequence TTGAGTACTAAATTCTTTCTAGCGATCCTTGCGATAGGCGTTATAATGGGGCTTTGCGCAGGGTTCTTAAACTTCGGCATCAACGAAATTGAAACTTTTGCTTTCGGGCATAATGATGAGGAATTTCACATTATCACGGAGCAAACCACTGCGCTTAGGCGCTTTCTTAGCGTCCTCGCAGCCGGCGCAATCGTAACTTTAATTAGAATTCTGCTAATAAGACTGAAACCTTTTTTAAACGTAGCTTCGATGATGGATGGGCGAAATCCGCCGTTTTGGCAAAATTTAATCCACTCGGTTTTGCAGCTAGTAGCCATCGCTCTGGGCGCACCGGTAGGCAGTGAGGCTGCTCCGCGCGAGCTAGGTGGCTTGTTTGCGGCTAAAATTTGCCGCGCCTTAAATATCGGCGGAGATGAGCTTCGGCTATTTGTCGCATGCGGTGCGGGAGCGGGACTGGGCGCTGCATATAACGTCCCGCTAGCGGGCGCGCTTTTTAGCCTAGAAATTTTACTCAAAAGCTTTGATACTCGAGCGATTTTATGCGCCTTTGCTACTAGTGCGGTGGCTACAGCTACAGCAGAATTCGGAGCTTCAAAAGAAATTTATTACGCAGTTTCAAACTTCGCCCCTACCCCACAGAATTTACTCGCAGCGGCTCTAATCGGGCTTGTCACGGGGGTTGCGGCGAAATATTTCCAAGACGGGGTGCGCTTGTGCGAAAAACGGCGCATAAAAAGCCTTAAAATCGCACTTACACTGCCGCTTGCGTTTTTACTTACCGCGGCGGTCAGCGCATACGTGCCTGAAATTTTAGGTAACGGGCGCTCCGCAGCGCAGTTTGCTTTTAACTCCGCGTCCTTCAGCCCCTATTTGCTTGCGATCTTGCTTTGCAAGGCATTTTGCATTTTGATGATCTTTCGCTGCGGCGGATATGGCGGCACGCTAACGCCAAGCTTCGCGCTGGGCGCAGTTTTGGGGCTATGCGTTGGATTTGCGATCGGCGAAATTCTACCTATTAGCCTAAGCGCAGCGGGGGTTTGCGGAGGGGCTGCATTTTTAGCGATCAATCTAAACGCGCCGCTTTGCGCCTTTGCCCTAAGCGCAGGATTTTGCGGGCTAAATCTCAACTCATATTCAGTCGTCGTTTTTAGCATCGTATGCGCCGTGATCGCTAGAAATTTACTGACGAAAAATTTAGCGTAG
- the lysM gene encoding peptidoglycan-binding protein LysM, producing the protein MGLLSFVAEAGKKLLGLGDDAKHVKDEIATNLSSTPVEGLEVEVQGDTVKISGNADKETLEKAALIAGNTAGIKNVQIEGIREDSAENYYTIVKGDNLSKIAKKFYGDANKYKIIFDANREVIKDANLIYPGQKIRIPKA; encoded by the coding sequence ATGGGTTTACTTTCATTCGTAGCCGAAGCAGGCAAGAAACTACTAGGTCTAGGCGATGACGCCAAGCACGTAAAAGACGAGATCGCCACCAATCTCAGCTCTACGCCGGTAGAAGGGCTAGAGGTCGAGGTGCAGGGCGACACCGTCAAAATCAGCGGCAACGCCGATAAGGAAACTCTCGAAAAAGCAGCCCTCATCGCGGGCAACACAGCAGGCATTAAAAACGTGCAGATCGAGGGCATCAGAGAGGATAGCGCCGAGAACTACTACACCATCGTAAAGGGCGATAACCTATCTAAAATCGCGAAGAAATTCTACGGCGACGCGAATAAATACAAGATTATTTTCGACGCCAACCGCGAGGTTATTAAGGACGCAAACCTCATCTATCCGGGGCAGAAGATCAGAATTCCAAAAGCTTAA
- a CDS encoding DUF3137 domain-containing protein codes for MTIYDLERLRLDAKKHVEQLKFIIVVSTIVLFAVFGAIAYFADRQGAQSFSTMMLMLLAVASLAVSLKEVHLNGWQKDLIGTENILKFGSVAISFLIFKYSAALPQALISLAALALAVWLAARLYALGVKSAQDIFTGRYRQSYKQHYLAPFVRELGYEYVSYGSVPFWRVVQSDLFEFIENLHGNDRVGGAWQGVSFEFSDVSFFHQNLQHELVGAFFVAEFNKRIIAPVFIYPREIQNKQHVGLKPVAMDNVEFAARYKVLSDEPQNAMYVLTPAFMERFLAVGDALGAQIWASIRERRIHIFVHTGRDNFEPSVYESVLRRDPASEIKSEILNFLSIVKILKLNVRIWI; via the coding sequence TTGACTATTTACGATTTGGAGCGCCTGAGGCTGGACGCGAAAAAGCACGTGGAACAGCTAAAGTTCATCATCGTCGTAAGCACGATCGTCTTGTTTGCGGTGTTCGGCGCTATCGCGTATTTTGCAGATAGGCAGGGCGCGCAGAGCTTTAGCACGATGATGCTTATGCTGCTGGCGGTCGCCTCGCTCGCCGTAAGCCTTAAAGAGGTGCACTTAAACGGCTGGCAAAAGGATCTCATCGGCACGGAAAATATCTTAAAGTTCGGCTCGGTCGCGATTTCGTTTTTGATCTTCAAATACTCCGCAGCCTTGCCGCAGGCGTTGATAAGCTTGGCTGCGCTCGCGCTTGCGGTGTGGTTAGCGGCGCGGCTTTACGCGCTCGGCGTAAAAAGCGCGCAAGATATCTTTACCGGGCGGTACCGCCAAAGCTACAAGCAGCACTATCTGGCGCCTTTCGTGCGCGAGCTCGGCTACGAATACGTCTCCTACGGCAGCGTGCCGTTTTGGCGCGTGGTGCAGAGCGATCTGTTCGAGTTTATCGAAAATCTGCACGGCAACGACCGCGTGGGCGGCGCGTGGCAGGGAGTGAGCTTCGAGTTTAGCGACGTGAGCTTTTTCCATCAAAATTTACAGCACGAGCTCGTGGGGGCGTTTTTCGTAGCGGAATTTAACAAACGCATCATCGCGCCCGTTTTCATCTATCCGCGCGAGATACAAAACAAACAGCACGTAGGCCTAAAGCCCGTTGCGATGGATAACGTGGAGTTTGCCGCGCGCTACAAGGTGCTTAGCGATGAGCCGCAAAACGCGATGTACGTGCTGACGCCTGCATTTATGGAGCGATTTTTGGCGGTGGGCGACGCGCTCGGGGCGCAGATCTGGGCGAGCATCAGAGAGCGGCGGATCCATATTTTCGTGCACACCGGGCGCGATAATTTCGAGCCTAGCGTCTATGAAAGCGTGCTGCGCCGCGATCCCGCAAGCGAGATAAAGAGCGAAATTTTAAACTTTTTGAGTATCGTTAAAATTTTAAAACTGAATGTGAGGATTTGGATTTAG
- a CDS encoding radical SAM protein, which translates to MRYIFGPVASRRFGRSLGIDLSPQRKQCNFNCVYCELGAGKPVSAMSGPCEIGPVIAELKTALAMHHNIDVITITANGEPTLHPRFAELVDALKALNLPQKLLVLSNGSLVRENSAALMKLDICKFSLDSALAKSFRKVDGPHAGINAENIISAIADFAHEFRGELDIEILVVRGLNDTQEDFAALNAALARINPHRVDLGTIDRPPAYRVQGVSEAQLRYLATFIENQNVNIIAAPKYASERLSFSEDEILHTLVRRPQRTSDVEAMFDEASAQLLKRLVGAGKVVFKDGYYKIAKK; encoded by the coding sequence ATGAGATATATTTTCGGGCCCGTCGCCTCGCGTAGGTTCGGGCGCAGCCTCGGCATCGATCTGAGCCCGCAGCGCAAGCAGTGCAACTTCAACTGCGTATATTGCGAGCTGGGCGCGGGCAAGCCGGTAAGCGCGATGAGCGGGCCCTGTGAGATCGGCCCGGTCATCGCCGAGCTGAAAACTGCGCTGGCGATGCATCATAACATAGACGTCATCACGATCACGGCAAACGGCGAGCCTACGCTGCATCCGCGCTTTGCAGAGCTCGTGGACGCGCTAAAGGCGCTGAACCTACCGCAGAAGCTGCTTGTGCTCTCAAACGGCTCGCTCGTGCGCGAAAACAGCGCGGCACTAATGAAGCTTGATATTTGCAAATTTTCGCTAGATAGCGCGCTTGCAAAAAGCTTTCGCAAGGTGGACGGCCCGCACGCAGGTATTAACGCCGAGAATATCATAAGCGCGATCGCGGATTTTGCGCACGAGTTTCGCGGCGAGCTTGATATCGAAATCCTAGTCGTGCGCGGGCTAAATGACACACAAGAGGACTTTGCGGCGCTGAATGCGGCTTTAGCTCGCATCAACCCGCACCGCGTAGATCTTGGCACTATAGATCGTCCGCCTGCATACCGCGTGCAGGGTGTGAGCGAGGCACAGCTGCGCTATCTGGCTACTTTCATCGAAAATCAAAACGTAAATATAATCGCCGCACCCAAATACGCAAGCGAGCGACTGAGCTTTAGCGAGGATGAGATATTGCATACTTTGGTACGTCGTCCGCAGCGCACGAGCGACGTGGAGGCGATGTTTGACGAAGCGAGCGCGCAGCTTTTAAAGCGTCTTGTGGGTGCGGGTAAGGTTGTTTTTAAGGACGGCTACTATAAAATCGCCAAGAAATAG